In Anthocerotibacter panamensis C109, the sequence ATCGACCTGCTGCCCTTTGAGGCTGATAGCTACATCAGAACCTTCCACCGTGCGTACTACGCCAGGGCGGATATCTCGGGAGAGGACACGACCGGGGATGACATGGTAGGTCAGGATCTTCGTGAGTTGGGCTTTGTTCTCTGGTTTCATCAGGTTATTTAGCGTTTCCTTCGGCAGTTTGGCGAAGGCTTCGTCCGTGGGGGCGAAGACGGTAAAGGGTCCCTGTTGCTTCAGCGTTTGCGCTAGACCCGCAGCCTGAAGAGCGTTCGCCAGGGTTTTGAAGGTGCCCGCTTGTACAGCGGTGTCAATGATATCGGCCATGGCGTGTCAAGCCTCAATGTATCGAACTACACCAAGTTACTACGCACCAGCAACCAGAGAAATCTTCCTGGAATGCCATGTTATTGGGGGTGCCTTCTAGTAAAAGGGGCTCGTTACTCAGGGCTCCGTCTGATTCCAGAGCCCGTCGAGATGCTCAAGGCTCGCTTGGTTGCCCTGGATCTTGCCCTCGACAAGGGTAAAGTCTTCGCCCTGCTTGAGCCCGGAAGCTTCCATCGAATCGACAAGCAGGAACTGGAGTTGCGCCACCATAAGTGCTTCTAGGTCGGGGTCTGGAGCAATCAAATGTTCCCAAGTCCAGGAAATTTCCTGGGGGTGTGCAAGGAGCATGGCTCCCAACAGTTGCGGAAGTTGTTCCCAGGCATAGGTCTTAAAGACCTGGAGGGCACCTGTGGCGAGGACTTCTTGTTTATCCTGAATGCCGGTCACCAGTTTTAAAGCAGTCAAATTCCAATCTGTTACAGAAAACCCAGGGCCGTTCATGAAGTTCCTCGCGAAGAAGCAGACATGCCACTTCTTAAACTTCCCACAACCTTCCCGTTCCCCCATCAAAACTATCGCTTCCGCGTTAGATTTTTGTACCCTTCACCCTGGCGGCGGACGCTTGAAGTCCAACACCGCTAAGCACTCCACATGATAAGTCTGCGGGAAAAAATCCACCGGCTGTACATAGACAAGAGCATAGCCCCCCTGCGTCAAAACCCGCACATCCCGCCCCAGGGTGCTGGGATTACAACTGACATAAATAAGTCGTTGGACAGGGTGCTTCAAAAGTGCCTGGAGTACCGCCCTGTCACATCCTTTGCGCGGCGGGTCCAGGCAGAGCACATCGGGAGCCATTTTTTGGCGCGGGAGCCATTCCTCGACCGCACGCAACTGAAAGCTACAGTTGTTCAAACCATTGCGGTGGGCGTTGGCGCGGGCTTGTTGGACCGAGTCTCCCCAACACTCGATGCCTATGACCGATTTAGCCCGTTGTGCCAGAGGTAAAGACAGCGTGCCAATGCCGCAGTAGGCGTCCACCACCGTCTGCTCCCCCGTGAGTTGAGCCGCTTGCACCACTAACTGTACTAACCGCTCCGCCTGTTCCGTGTTGACCTGAAAAAAAGTCGTTGCCCCAATCTGAAACTCCAGCCCGCAAAAGATTTCCCGTACATAGCCGCGCCCCGTCACCGTCCGGGTTTCAGGACCGAAGATGGTATTGCCCGGTCGGTCATTGAGGTTCCATCCGACCCCCACAACCGCAGGGAATTGCCCCATTACCTGCTGCGCCCAACGCTCTAGACCGGGGGGCTCAGCCGTAGCGACCAGAGTAATCAGCACCTCCCCCGTGCGCCGCCCGATTCTGAAACCCAGATGGCGCAATAACCCAACCCCAGTTTCCTCGTTGTAGAGTGACCAGCCCTGCTTGCCCAAGGATTCCTTGAGGACCGGCAGGAGCGTATCAAACTGAGGATCTTGAATCGGACATTGATTGATGTTGACCATCCGATGCGAACCCTGTCGATAGTAGCCCGCACCCACTTCCCCACTGCTCGTATAAGCCAAGGGATAAGTCACCTTATTGCGGTAGTGAAAGGGCTCTGTCGCTGCTAGAACCGGCAGAATCGAAGCTTGCACGCCTAGTGCTTGTCGGACGTGCTCCAGCTTAGCTTGCGCCTGACGCCCATAGTCCACAAATTGCCACTGACATCCCCCGCACTTATCCGCTACGATACAACGCGGGCGGACGCGGTTCTCCCCAGCGACCAAAAGCGCTTCAATGTGCCCGTAAGCCTCCCGCTCTTTGACCCGCACCAACCGCACCTGCACCCGGTCCCCAGGAGCGCTATTAGGAATGAAAATAACCCGATTCTCCCACCGGGCTACACCATCCCCACCAGGAGCCAAGTCTCCAACCGTAACCTCTAAAAGCGCTCCTTGCCTCCAATCCATGCCCTCTCCGCCGCTCCTTCCAGTGTACTGGGCACTGCTGAGTGTATACTGGTGAAACACAAGGGCGTTTGGCTCAGCGGTAGAGCACTTCCTTCACACGGAAGGGGTCACTGGTTCAAATCCAGTAACGCCCATACCTCAAAACCTGCTTCAGGAGTTGGTTTTAGCGTTTTTACAGAGAGGCTAAATCCACCATAAAGCTAGCTAGATTGAGACGGACATAGTAACCGGGCATTTCGACCCTTCCCTTCAGAAGTACAAAATCGAATGATACTCACTCCAGTTTTGGATATTGCAAAAGTTGACCATAGGCCCAGAGCAATTTGCTCGTCAACGGGCTCCACCAATGACTATCATCACAATAACTATCTCAAATAGAGGTCCTGCGATGAGGCTCCTGATCCTGGGTGGGACGGTCTTCCTGGGCCGCTATCTGGTCGAGGGTGCGCTGGCTCGAGGGCATAGGGTCACGCTCTTTAATCGAGGTCAGCATAATCCAGACCTCTTTCCTGGAGTCGAGAAACTGCGCGGGGATCGGAGTACAGATCTCCGTGCGCTGATGGGCCACTCTTGGGATGCGGTAATCGATACTTGTGGCTTTGTCCCCCGTGTCGTGCAAGCTTCTGCTGAACTGCTCGCCGATGTAGTGGACCACTATACGTTTATCTCGACAGCCTCCGTCTACCGGGATTTCCGTACCGCGCACTTCGACGAAACCTACCCCCTAGCAACACTGCCCGAAGCGGTCGTTGCGGATCTCGTGGAGGAGCGGTACCTCGATGAGAAGTATGGTCCCCTAAAAGCGCTGTGTGAGCAGACCGCAGCGCGAGCCATGCCGGGACGGGTCCTCACGATCCGCCCTGGTCTAATAGTCGGCCCCTATGACCCGAGCGACCGCTTTACCTATTGGCCGCACCGCGTCGCTCAGGGCAAGGAAGTTTTGGCTCCAGGCCGTCCCGAGGAACCCCGGCAATTCATCGATGTACGTGATTTGGCTCAATGGACCCTACGGCTAGTGGAAGCAGGACAGACCGGAATCTTCAACGCCACGGGTCCTGAGCAGGCCGTGACGATGGGGGCATTTTTAGAGGAATGTCAGCAAGTCAGCGGCAGTACAGCACGGTTCGTTTGGGTGGAGGAAGCCTTTCTCTTTAGGGCTGGAATTGCACCTTGGACGGAGTTACCCCTCTGGATTCCTCAGAGCGAGCACGAAAATGGTTTCTGGCAGATGAATATCGACCAAGCTTTGGCGACCGGGTTGACTTTTCGTCCGCTCACCGAGACGATCCGCGACACCCTCGACTGGGCGGCAACCCGTCCTCTGGATTGGGGCTGGGCGGCGGGGCTCACCCCTACTTGCGAACGGCAACTCCTGGCAAAGTGGCGGGGGGATGTAGCTTGAATTCAGAGACCTGAAGTGAGGGCTTCTCCTGCTTTGGGTACCCCACCGCTCACAACCGATGGGTGACGTGTAGCTGGTTAGACCACCCGGTTATAGGTTGCACGAAGCGTCTGTCTAAACCATCAGTAGAAGCTTGATCTAAAACCCTGAGAAATCCCAAACCACAGTCTAAGCAAACCACCTCACAAACTCGCAATAACTTCCCGTGTTTTCCCGGCTAGCGTCCGATCATCCGCTCTGGGCAGATAAAAATACTTCCCGCCTCCGCGATGTGCCAACTCCTTTGCAAACCCCGTACTCACAAACCGCGATTCCGTATCGATAAGGAGCAGTTTGAGTCCAAGGTCCGGGAAACGGCTGACCAACGCCAACAATTCCGCTTTCACATCCGGTTTCTCGTCACGCACCTCACCCAACGAACGCCCCAACGGAATATTCCCCCGCCCATCTGTAATAGCGACGACGACGACCTGACTCACCTCCCCACCCTTGCGCGCCTGCACCCCTAACTGCGCCGCCAACGACAACGCATGAGCCAACGGCGAACCCCCACCACAGGGCAAAGACTCCATCCTCCGCTTCGCTAGGGCAATGGAACGCGTCGGCGGCAAGAGCACCTGCGCGCGCTCCCCCTGAAAAGGAATCAGCGCAATCTGGTCTCGATTCTGATACGCCTCCGTCAATAGCCGCAAAACCGCCCCTTTCGCCGAACGCATCCGGTTGAGCGCCATCGACCCCGAAGCATCCACCACAAAAATCACCAAGGAACCACTCTTACGGACCAGTTGCTTGGC encodes:
- a CDS encoding fasciclin domain-containing protein; the protein is MADIIDTAVQAGTFKTLANALQAAGLAQTLKQQGPFTVFAPTDEAFAKLPKETLNNLMKPENKAQLTKILTYHVIPGRVLSRDIRPGVVRTVEGSDVAISLKGQQVDVNNAHVMQADINADNGVIHVIDNVLLPKE
- the rlmD gene encoding 23S rRNA (uracil(1939)-C(5))-methyltransferase RlmD, whose translation is MDWRQGALLEVTVGDLAPGGDGVARWENRVIFIPNSAPGDRVQVRLVRVKEREAYGHIEALLVAGENRVRPRCIVADKCGGCQWQFVDYGRQAQAKLEHVRQALGVQASILPVLAATEPFHYRNKVTYPLAYTSSGEVGAGYYRQGSHRMVNINQCPIQDPQFDTLLPVLKESLGKQGWSLYNEETGVGLLRHLGFRIGRRTGEVLITLVATAEPPGLERWAQQVMGQFPAVVGVGWNLNDRPGNTIFGPETRTVTGRGYVREIFCGLEFQIGATTFFQVNTEQAERLVQLVVQAAQLTGEQTVVDAYCGIGTLSLPLAQRAKSVIGIECWGDSVQQARANAHRNGLNNCSFQLRAVEEWLPRQKMAPDVLCLDPPRKGCDRAVLQALLKHPVQRLIYVSCNPSTLGRDVRVLTQGGYALVYVQPVDFFPQTYHVECLAVLDFKRPPPG
- a CDS encoding SDR family oxidoreductase, whose product is MRLLILGGTVFLGRYLVEGALARGHRVTLFNRGQHNPDLFPGVEKLRGDRSTDLRALMGHSWDAVIDTCGFVPRVVQASAELLADVVDHYTFISTASVYRDFRTAHFDETYPLATLPEAVVADLVEERYLDEKYGPLKALCEQTAARAMPGRVLTIRPGLIVGPYDPSDRFTYWPHRVAQGKEVLAPGRPEEPRQFIDVRDLAQWTLRLVEAGQTGIFNATGPEQAVTMGAFLEECQQVSGSTARFVWVEEAFLFRAGIAPWTELPLWIPQSEHENGFWQMNIDQALATGLTFRPLTETIRDTLDWAATRPLDWGWAAGLTPTCERQLLAKWRGDVA